The following is a genomic window from Nitrospira sp..
TCAGATAGCGTTTGGCGAGATTCCGATCGGTGACCACCCCCACCTTGCCGGTACAGCGAAGCCGCATCAGTTCTTCACCAAGATCATCCAGCAGATTGCGCCGGATGACGACGGCGTAACTCCGCGTCCCGAGTTCGACATGAACGGTCTGTTGCGGCACAGCGATCGGAGGGGCTGTCATAGGGAACGAAGCTGAGGGCCGGTCCTGGCAACCCTCTCCCTCCAGGAGGCATGGGAACGATTCACGGTGCGCATGTGAGAGGACCTCGCCGATGATACCGGCTTACGCCTGAGCGGAGGGTCGGATGGCCATTCACCCTCTGTGCTGAGAGAAGAAACCCGGAAGTGATGCCTTCGAAAAGGGTAAGGAGAAACGTGGGATTCGCCCCCATTGAGATACCGTACCATCGTCAATGGGGGCGATTATTAGCCTGTCCTACGTGGCCTGTCAAGTTGTGGAGCGGACGATCGTCGGCGTCAGGAAGATCAACAATTCCTGTTTGGAGACATTCTCCGTCTTGTTCTTGAACAGCCATCCCAAGACCGGAACACGCGAGAGATAGGGAATCCCCGCGACGTTGTTCGATTGGGAGTCGACGAAGACGCCGCCGATCACCATGGTTTCCCCGTCACGTACCAGCACCTGCGTCGTGGCCTCCCGACGATCGATGCTCGGACCGGCCGGGTTGCTCCGCGCACCGACCGCATTCCTGGTGGCCCGCACTTTCATGAGAATCTGCTTGCCGATCTCTTTCGGATCACGCGACGTGATCTGTGGGGTTACGTTCAACTCCAGATTCGCATCCACGAACGTGGTTTGGGTCCCTTGCAAGGATGTGGTCTGAAAGGGAATGGACTCACCTTGCGCGATCTTGGCATCCCGCTTATCCAAGGTCGTGATCTTGGGCGCTGCAATGACCTTGGTCAATCCGAGCAATTCACCGGCCGACAATCGCACATCCAACATCGCACCGTCGGTTTTTCCGATCGAAAATCCGGCACCGGGCACGGACGGCAATCCGGGGTTGGCCGGCAGATTGATCAGGAAGTCCGATACCTGCGCGCCAAACGATCCCGTCGTCCCCGTCTTGAACGCGGACGTTCCGCTCGCACCGCCCAATTGGTTGACGTTCTGAATACCCCACTGTACACCGAGTGAACGGGTATAGGTCGTATCCGCCTGAACGATTCTCGCTTCGATCTGCACCTGCGGAACCTCGAGGTCCACGCCGTCGAGCAATTGCCTGAAGACTTCCAGTTTGGTTTCCGTATCGCTGATGATGAGGGCATTGCTCGCCTGGCTGATCGTCATGATCCCACGCGGACTCAAATTTTGCCGCAGCGACGTCAGCACTTCCTGGGCGTTGATATTGCGGATATAGAAGACGCGCGTGACGATCGGTTCGGCCTTGGATCGTGAATCCTTAGCGCGGGCCTCTTCATCCTGCTGTTTGGCGATATTCTGCAAGGTATCGACCCACACGATGTTGCCCTGCCTGATCATACCGAGGGCATTCATCTTCAAGAGCATGTCGAGCGCTTGATCCCACGGTACATTCGCCAGCTTCATGGTGACTTTGTTTTTGACCCCCTCGCCCACCACGATGTTGAACCCACTGACTTCCGCGATCAACCGCAACACGTTGCTGATATCGGCCTGCTGAAAGTCGAGTGAGATACGCCGCCCGATAAAACGCGACGGGCCGTTCACCACTTCATTTTCCGGTTTTTTCTCATCTTTCTGAAATGACTCGGTGGTCAGCTGGATCGGCTGAACCTGGAACAGCGCCTTGGGCGACTTGTGGGCGATCAGCATGGGACGAGCCGCAGGGCGTCCCTCTGCCGGCGACAACCCCTTTTCCACCGTTGACTCGGGCGACTGTACGGAAGGGATAGCCACAGCCTCCGCGTCATTCCCTGCGACGATCGGTTTTGGTTCCAGCGTGAGAATCAGACGACCATCGCTCGAATCGATGCCGTGCTCGACCGGCTGAGCCAAATCCAGAACCAAACGAACCTTATCAGGGTGGTACCCGAACCGAACTCTCGTCAGCAGGGGGTGACCGACCGCCAAGTGCGCTGGGTGACCGTCCGAGTGAATGTGCGGCAGATCGAGGACCATCCGACGATCCCCGATCAGCTTCACCGTATGGGCGAACCGACCGTTGCCCGTCAGGACCAATACCATCCGATTCCCTTCCGGTTGAGCTTCGACTTTCGCCAACACCGTCGCCGCAGCGCCGGCTGAGGCCGCATGAGCAGCATCGCCGACCGCGTTCTCAGACGAAATCGCGGCACTTTGTTCGGCTGCCCGGGTGAATCCGGCCAACCCCGTCGTTCCTCCGGACTCGGCGGCCTGCGCATATCCGACAAGCCCCATCAATCCGGCCATTACAGTCACACTCAGCAGCGGGCGAACACCAACCTGTGTCTGTTTCATTCTGTACCCTCTTTCGGGTGCAGGAGCTTGACGTATTCCCGCTCCTGTTTATTCCCGTACACATCCGTAAACCGCTCTTGAACGATGATTCCTCGTTCGGTGATTGAACTGACCACACCATTGTTGGGCCCGATCCTTGTTCCCCGTCGAATGCTGTACCCCTTGCCGTCCGGCGTTTGGACCATGGCCGTGTACCCATAGTTCCCCCAGATCACCCCGATCAGGCTGAGTTCCGTGAGACCCACGCGCTGTAAGGGGGGAAGGCTGGCATCCAACTCGAGTTGTTGGCCTGGTTGGTACATCGGCAGGAAAGGATCTCGGCGTCCAGACGGATCGTACGAAGCGCCGGAAAATTCCGGTGACAACGAATCGCCCGACTGCGACGGCACGACTCCCACGGGCGGAGCCTGCGATTCGACGGCCGGCACCCGCCGTTGTCCATCAGGCAAAGGCTGCACCTTAATGGCATCCGCAGGACGCATGGATGACACTTGTCGCAGATGGGGCCAATACTTCGATTCAGCGGGCGACGTAACGACGCCGATCGTCAGAACCACCGCTCCGATGCTCACAGATCTCACCACCCATCCGCTGTGCCATGCTCGTATCTTCACGGTACATCCCCTCGCGTTGAACATGAGTGTGCCCCGTTCCTCACTTCGGCTTTGCCGTCGGCGCAAGCGCAACAGCCGGCTTTTCCTGCGGAGCCGCGTAGGCCACCAAATCAAACACCGTTTGCGTCACGACTCGTCCTTGATCGACATGCGGTGTACCGATCCGCACGTCTTGAACGGTGACGATACGGGACAACTTGCTGATCCGATCGAAAAAGATCGCGGCCGTATGGTATCCGCCGGCGACTTCCACATTGACGGGCATCCGTATGAACAACTTCGACGGGTCCTCCGCCTGGGCACCGGGCTTCCAGAGCCGAACATCCAACCCTAACCGAAGCCCCAAATCAGACACCTGCTTGAGCAACATGACCGCTTCCTCTTCCGGCGGGAGGCGCTCTTTCTTGGCGGCCAGCTCAATTTCCAGTTGTTTGGCTGCCGCCATGAGTTCGTCCAGATGCTTTACCTTGATCGTGAGGTTCTGAATCTCCGTATCCAGCTGGACCACTTGCCCCTGGACCGTCTCCAGCTCCGCCGTCTTGGGATCGACCACATAAAAATAGAACCCGACCAGAATCGCCGCCACGAGCAATCCCAGCAACGTAACTTTTTGCCCCGTCGGGATACTGCGGAGGCTTTCAAGGTTGATCGCATTCAAACTCATGTTAGCCTTTCATCGACAGGTCAAGTTTGAACTGATACGTATTCAACTTGTTGTCTTGTCCGGCTCGGCTCTCCATCAACTTGATGGTCCCGAACTGATCCGTCCTGCGAAGGTTGTTCACAAACTCGACCACATCGTCGTTCGACATGGCCCGTCCTTCGAGTTCGACGTTGTTGCCTTTGAGATTCATCCGCACCAGCCAGACCTTGAGCGGATTGAGGCTTTGGCTGACGTGGTCCAACACCTTGACCGGGCCGGTTCGACTCTTTTCCAACTGATCGATGATGCGATTTTTGTCCTCTAGCTGTTTTTTCTTCTGCTCAAAATCGTGAACCGCCTTCACCTGTTCCTTGAGCTGCGCGACTTGCTTATCCTTACTCTGCTTCTCATTCTGTTTGGCTTGGATCTCGTCGTCGAGTGAGGACGCATACCACCAACATCCCGCCAGCGTGATCGTCAGCACACCGACGCCGAGGAAGGCTTCGGCGCGCACGTCCCACTGCGGTGTGGCCTTTCTGGCCTTGGGTCCGGTTGCGAGTAAGTTGATTTTTATCATCGGTCCCCCACCGTCCGAAGCGCGAGTCCCACCCCTACCGCCGCCAACGGCCCCATCTCGGCCAGCCGATCGGGATCGACATTGCACACCGACGTGTCGATCTCACTGAAGGGATTCGCGATCTCCACATCCACATGCATTCGATCGTGCAGTTGCTGAGCCAATCCCTTGACCTTGGCTCCTCCGCCGCACAACAACACACGCGTGATGTCGCCGTCCGAAGACGTGGTCTTGAAGTAATCGATCGTGCGCGCGATCTCCGACGCAACCTCGGCGTTGACGCTCTCCATCACCGTCGCAAGCGACTGGTCGTCGTCACGATCGCTCTTTTTCAATTGTTCCGCTTCCTCGAAGGAGACTCCCATTTCGCGCTGCACGGCTTCGGAATATCGATTGCCGCCCAACGGAATATCACGGGTAAAGAGCGACACTCCTCCTCTCACGATGTTCACATTCATGACGCTGGCACCGATGTTCACCAACGTCGTCGTATCTTCTTGCGAGGCAGGATTCGTCACGCCGTACATGTTCTCGATGGCAAAGGCATCGACATCCATCACCACCGGAATCAGGCCGGCCGCTTTCACCAACTCGGTCAGCTCGTTGATTTTGTCCTTCTTTGCCGCAACCAACACGATCGACATCTCGCCCTGCTCCTCCGCATTTTCCGACGGTGGCAACACATGAAAATCGAGATTCACTTCATTGATGTCGAAGGGAATGTATTGCTCCGCCGCGAGTTTCACCTGCCCGTCAAGCTCCTCATCAGGCATCGGCGGCAAACTGATCTTCTTGATGATGACGGCATGACCGGAAATAGAAATGGCGACCTGCTTCAACTTGACGTGGTGTTCGGCCAGCAACTCCTTGATGGCCGACACGACTCGCCCTTCGTCCATCACGGTGCCGTCGACGATGACCTCCGGCTCCAGTTCTTTCACCCCGAACTTCTGCAGCGTATGGCGCCCACGCTGTTCCTTGATCTGAACGAGTTTGATGCTGCTTGACCCGATGTCGAGCCCCAACAGTTGTCGTTGCGATGAGAACATCGAGAAAAAATCCAGATCAGCAAGATGTTTCAGTGAAGCCAGCATGCTCATCCCCTCTCTACGCAACCTCTTTTCGACCCTGCATCACCTGTCTGATCTGTTCGACATTCTCGGCGGTATAGAGACGCCAGTTCCGCCAATCTCGCGGCGGCCCGATAATCAACCCTTCCCGCTCCCAGCGAAATAACGTGGCACGCGAGATATCGAACATCTCACAGACCTCGTTGGTCTTGAACAGTTTCTTTCGGGAACCATCGTTTACTTTCTTCACGCACCGCCTCAAATGCCGCCGTGCATCGCACCATTTGACCACACAAAATTAAGTATAGTTGGTATAGTCCGCCTGTCAAGAAAGCGGACCGGCGGAGGTGAGCGCAGGAGAAACGGCGAAAAGATTCGCGCAGGCTAGGGTTTGTGAAGATCTCGGTGGGTCACGGACACCTCGTACCCGAGGGCCGCGAATCGCTCCCGGAGGCGCAACGCGATCGTCACGGACCGATGGCGTCCCCCGGTGCATCCGATGCCGATGCTGAGGTAACTTCGCTGATCCCGCTCGAACAGCGGGATCAGAAAGGCAAACAATCCCTGCAGCTGTTCCAGAAACTGACCGGCAGCCGGGTCAGCAAATACATATTGCTGGACTCGGGCATCCTCGCCGGTCAAGGCTTTCAAGTCCGGTACAAAGAACGGGTTGCGGATGAACCGCACATCGAAGAGCAGGTCGATATCATACGGAACGCCGAACTTGTACCCGAACGTGACCAGCGAGATGGTCATGCGACGAGCGACGGGATCCTGACGGAATTGCCTGATCAACAGATCGCGCAATTCATGCACGGTAATGTCGGACGTGTCGATGACTCGGTCGGCATGTTTCCGAAGGTCGTTCAGACGCTCCCGTTCAAACCGAACCCCCTCCAGCACCGGCATATGTGGCAACAGCGGGTGAGGACGGCGGCTTTCTGAAAACCGGCGAACCAGGACTTCTTCCCTCGCCTCCAAAAACACGAGCTGGAGAGCATGGCCCTGGGTCTTCAATTCACCCAACACCGTCGCCAAATCGCCGAAAAACACCCGTTCGCGGATGTCGATCCCCAGGGCGACATTCTTAATCTCGCCCCCTTGTTGGTGGCACAGTTCGACGAAGGTCGGAAGGAGGGCCGGCGGGAGATTGTCGACACAGAAATAGCCTGCGTCTTCGAAGGCCTTCAACGCGTGGCTCTTTCCGGATCCGGAAAGACCGCTGATGACGACGAGATTAAGCGCGGCCATGAGAGGCGCGAGCACGGTCGCGCGTAGGGTCGATCAAAGACACCTTTCCATCAGGCAACCGCTGGAGCACCTGGACGTTCCCGGATAGGGCATTCACGAACATAAGCACACCGGTGGAAGTCGCATCAAGCGCTGTTATGGCCTCGTCGACGGTCATCAAGTCGAGCGTCGGACGGACGACTTCCACCTCGCCCTGTTCCCCACTCGCCACCTTGCGCGCCACGGCCCGTATGCGCGGTTGATCGCCGAATTTGTGGTTCGCCCGCCGCTCTTTCAGTTTCCGCACCTGCGCGTCAAGCTTATCGACGACCTGATCGATCGAGGCATACATCTCTTCGGTCGACGTCTTCGCCTGCAGCCGTCGCCCCTGCACGACACCCACGACTTCGGCCACGTGATGGAATTTTTCCAAACTGAGGAGAATTTGCAGCGTCCCCAGCTTCAGGCCATAGCGATCCAGCCGCTCCATGCGTGTTTCGACATAATGTCGCAACGCAGGTGTGACCGCCACATGTCGTCCCGTGATCATCAATCGCATGCCATCCTCGTTTCTCGGGCTCCGAACACCGCTCTGGGTCCGAGCCCGCTGCAACGATTGTTGTTTCACCACAGAGCATGCTCCATGGCGTCAGATTTGGACTACGTTAAAAGAACTTCTTTCGCTGCGTGGCGGAGGGGATGTTGTCCTCCGCACGATACTTGGCCACCGTTCGGCGGGCAATCAACACGTGCTGCGTACGAAGTCGTGCGGCGATTTCCTCGTCTTTCAAGGGCTTGCGCACGTCTTCGTCCGCGACCATTTTCCGAATCATTTCGCGCACCGTAAGCGACGACAGCATATCGGACGGTTGATCCGCTCGCTGGAGTCCCGCGTTGAAGAAAAATTTCAATTCCAGCATACCCTGCGGACAATACATGTACTTGTTGGCCGTCACACGGCTGATGGTCGATTCATGCATGCCGATATCCTCGGCCACTTGTTTCAAGACCAACGGTTTCAAGTACTGGATGCCGCGCTCGAAAAATCCCTCTTGAAACTTCACGATGCTCGACACGACTTTGACGATCGTCTTGTTGCGCTGTTCGATGCTTCGGATTACCCATTGGGCCGCACGCAACTTGTCGTCCAAATAGGCCTTGGTCTCCGCCGAACCGGACTGCCCGGACGACATCAGTTGCTTGTAATAGGGGCTGATGCGCATACGCGGCAACCCGTCGTCGTTGAGCAATACTTCCCACTCACCTTCGTTCTTGACGACGAAAACATCGGGCACGATCACATAATTCTGGGTATTCGAGAAGGGGCGCCCAGGCTTCGGCTCCAACCCCTCGATGACTCGCGTTGCTTGGAACACCTCGTCCATCGAGATATTCATCGCCTTGGCGATCCGACTGTATTGTTTCTTTTCCAGATCCTTCAAGTGATGGAGCACGATCGCTTCCAACACCGACCCCTTCAACATGCCGGGGCGAGCCCCTAACGAACCGATGTGGCTTCGGCCCAAAAATTTGAGTTGCAGGAGAAGACATTCCGGAAGATCTCTCGCCGCCACTCCGGTCGGGTCGAATCCTTGAACGTCTTTCAGGACTGACTCAGCCTCGGCTACGGAATAGGCCGTCCCGGACACCAGTTCCTCCAGGGTCATACGCAGGTATCCGTCATCATCCAGGTTCCCGATGATGAGCCTCCCGATCGCCTTTTCACGGTCCGAAAGGCCCGACAGGGACAGCTGCCAAACGAGGTGGTCTTCCAGTGAGACGGACTTTGCGACGGTTTGTTCATAGGAAGGAAATTCCTCTTTGGACGAGGATCCGTACTCCGTATCCCCGCGGCGCATGTCCGTATCGAAATAATCTTCCCAACTCGAGGCCGAAAACTCTTCCGCGTTCTCTCCGCTCTCGGCCGGCTTGTCATCGCCTTCGTTGCCGGTGTCGCCGGACGTCGTAGGCGGATTCTCCGGTTGTTCACGGTCGGCCGTCCCCGTTTCCTCGTTCTCTTCGGCTTCGGTCACCGACTCGTCCAGCAACGGATTTTCCATCAGATGTTGTTGCAGACTTTGCTGGAGTTCCAATCGCGACAGTTGCAACAGTTTGATCGCCTGTTGCAACTGCGGCGTCATAATGAGTTTTTGGCTGAGCTTGATGTCCAGTCGCAGCTTCATCACACCGTCGCTTCCCGCCCGCTAGAGGCGAAAACCTTCTCCCAAATAGACGGCTCGCGCCATTTCACTTTTCTCGATCACTCCAGGCGGGCCCGCTTCCAAGATCGTTCCTTCATTGATGATATACGCCCGATCGGTGATGGACAGCGTCTCCCGCACATTGTGATCCGTAATCAACACTCCGATATGTCGTTGCTTCAGACGGATGATGATCTGCTGAATGTCGGCTACCGCAATAGGGTCGATGCCGGCGAACGGCTCATCGAGCAACATAAACAAGGGACTGGTGGCCAATGCACGGGTAATCTCCAGCCTTCGTCGTTCCCCTCCCGATAACGCGTAAGCCTTGCTCTTGCGAATATGCACCAGATCAAGCTCTTTCAGCAATGCTTCCACACGCTCCGCCCGTTCACTTTTCGAATAGCCCAGCATCTCCAGAATCGCAAGGATATTATGCTCCACCGAGAGACGACGGAATACCGACGATTCCTGCGGCAAGTAGCCGATTCCCCGCCGAGCCCTTTTATACATCGGCAGATCGGTCATGTCATGGCCGCTCAAAGCGATCTGCCCTTCATCCGGTTGGCAGAGCCCCACCATCATGTCGAAGATCGTCGTTTTCCCTGCGCCGTTCGGCCCCAGCAGTCCGACAACCTCACCGGCCCGCACATCGAGCGAAACCCCCTTTACGACCTTACGCCCACGGAAGCTCTTTACCAAACCGGTTGCCGCCAGGCGTTCCACTTCGATTGATGAAGTGGAACGGATTACGAGACGAGCCTGGATTTCCGAAGGCGTTTCAATCACCGCTTGCCACCGCCTTCGCCCTCGATAGTCACCTGAGAGTCTCCTTCCACCACACTCCGATCTTCTTCTAAAAACATGGTGATTCGCTTGCCGGACACTCGTGTCCCCTTTTGCCAAGCAACCGGTTCACCCGTGAGAACGATCTTCTTCTCTTCTTCGTAATACAGAGCCTTTTGGCAGGTGGCGCGCCCATCTTCCTTCTCGATTCTGACTCGGCCGGTAGCCTCGACCATGCGAATGCTGCGGTCGGAAACCGTCGGCGCTGCAGCCCGGCCCGGGGGATCTTTTTTCTTCGCACCGGGAAGCACCTTTGGGTTGGCGGCGTCCGCGGGAACGCTCCCAGCGGCTCCATTACGGCCGGAATGGAACGACACCACCATGTGATCGGAATAGACGACCAGCGGGCCGCGGGTGAGGACCACTGATCCGTCGAAGATCGCCTTATTCTCCTGATTGCTGACAGTCATGGTTCGCGAGGTAATGGTGGTCGTGACGGGATCGTGGCTCGCCTCTTTCGGTACGCTTGCTTCCGCGGAATAGGTCGCAGGTGCCGCCAGCCACATCGCGATATTAAGAAGCAGGAACCACGTCCACACGCACATCCTCCAACACCTGGAATTCTTCTGTGTCCATCTTACCAAGCAATCCCCTTCCGGTGACTTGCAACCCGTGCCCGTTGATCGTGACATGGTCGGCCGTTTGGATTTCATGTCGCGCATCCGTCCATGCGAGATGATTGGTCTGAATCGTGTAGCCGCTTTGAGTCTCCACCACGATCGGCGTGGAGCGGTTGGAAAGCTGGAAGTTTTTGGTCTGTGTATCAAGCGTGCCATCATCTCCCGACAGGGTCAATTCTTTCCCCTGTGCTCCGTAGAGCGTAATCTGAACCCTATTCAAGAGCGCACGGCTCTCCTTCTCGAACAGGCGAGCTTGTTCTGCTTGTACTTTCCATTGCACGATCTCGCCCTTCGTCTGGGTAAAGGTGAAATCTTGAATGCGCGCATCGGCCGCCTCGGCGCCGACAGCGGCAACTGATCGCGACGAAGAGCCCGGGTTGGATCGCGTCACGAGCAAATACCCGAGAAAGGCCGCCAGTACCACACTGAGAGCAAGAAGACCTCGTCGAATCCAACGTTCCCACATGGCAAAAAGCCCATGATTTACAGAGCTTCCACGGTCACAACCGGTGGCATGATAGTAGCATTCCACCTGGACCAAGTAAACCTACCGCCGAACAATCGTCCTATAAACGGATTTGAAACGTATAATGAGGAGGGAGGTGAGGTGTGTCGGCGACCGCGACGATTACGCGTCGTCGCGGTCGCCGATCGTTCAGCTTTCTGCGGAAGCAACGCTTTTGTCTGAGACGTCTTTTTTCTCGGTAGCTTGCGCACCCGACGAAGGCGATACCGCGGCTTTTTCCGGCCTGGCGACCAACTCGATCGCCACCATCTCAGCGGCATCACCGACCCGCCGCCTGGTTCTGATAATGCGCGTGTAGCCTCCCGGCCGATCACGAAAGCGTGATGCGACATCGCTGAAGAGCTTCGAAACGACCGTCTTGCTACGCAAGAAACTGAGTGCGCGACGACGGGCCGGTAGGCTGCCGTCCTTGCCGAGAGAAATCATTCGGTCGGTAAAGCCACGGACTTCCTTCGCCTTGGCTTCCGTCGTTTCGATGCGCTCCTGTTCCAGCAACGAGGTCACCAGGCTCCGAAAGAGAGCCCAGCGATGTTTGGTTTGACGTCCGAGCTGTCGACCCTTCTTTTTGTGGCGCACGGTAGTCCTGTTCCTTTCTTACTCTGAACGCACGCCCGCGTCGCCCGACGGCAAGGCGTCGACTTTCATGCCGAGGCTCAATCCCATTTCGGTCAAGATTTCCTTGATTTCGTTGAGGGATTTCTTCCCGAAATTCTTGGTCTTCAGCATCTCCGCCTCAGTCTTTTGGACCAGATCGGCGATCGTCTTGATATTGGCATTCTTGAGGCAGTTGGCCGCACGAACGGACAATTCCAGTTCATTCACGCTTCGATAGAGATTCTTATTGACCTCATAGGCGAGATCTTCGCCGCCGGTTGAGGGTTTCGCATCGGAACGCTCTTCGGGATTGATGAAGATATCCAAGTGCTCGCGAAGAATGCCTGCCGCGTTGGACAAGGCATCACGCGGGGAAATCGTCCCGTCCGTCCAGATTTCGAGCGTCAGCTTGTCGTAGTCGGTCATGCGACCCACGCGAGCGTTCTCGACATGGAAATTCACCCGCTTGATCGGGGAAAAAATCGAATCTACGGCAATGACGCCGATCGGCAACCCTTCTTCCTTATTTCGCTCAGCGGGGACAAAACCACGGCCATGCTTCACCGTCATCTCCACGTCAAGCGAAGCATCCTTATCCAGTGTGGCGATATGCAGATCCGGCGTGAGAATGGTGACATCGCCGTCATGGATGATATCGGACCCCTTCGCTTCTCCCGGTCCCTTTTTCTTGAGCCGAATGGTCTTGGGCTTGTCTCCCTGCAAAGCCAACCTGAGACTCTTCACATTCAAAATGATGGAGGTCACGTCCTCCGTCACACCCGGAATCGTGGAGAATTCATGTAACACTCCTTCGATCTTGACGGTCGTCACGGCAGCCCCCGTCAAGGAGGATAACAACACGCGGCGCAACGAGTTTCCGACCGTGGTGCCGAATCCTCGCTCGAATGCTTCTGTCGTAAACCTGCCGAATGTCGGGGAAAGAGTGTCCTTATCGACTTCCACCCGCATGGGGATCTGAAAGTCTTTCATCGCTTTAATCATGACTCCCCCTTCATTTGCTCGTGCATTAACTCGTATGGGCCCATCTCTCGTTCAGTCGCGGTCGAGTGAAGCGAATGCTCTCCGATCACGTTCACTTAGCGTGAGTACAATTCCACGACCATTTGCTCGTTCACCGGCAACACGATGTGCTCCTTTGTCGGAAGTGACCGAATCGTCCCTTTGAATGCTCCCCTGTCCAATTCGAGCCATTCCGGGATCCCGCGTCCATCGACCGCCGCAAGCGCGCCCTGAATAGGAAGCATCTCGCGACTCTTCTGCCGCACTTCCACGGAATCACCGGCCTTGACGAGCGCGCCGGGCGCCTTTACTTTGCGACCATTGAGCATCATGTGACCGTGATTCACCAGCTGTCTGGCCTCCTTGCGCGAGGCGCCGAAGCCAAGACGGTAGACCACATTGTCCAATCGGCATTCCAGCAAGCGTAGCAACGTTTCACCCGTCACACCGGTCAACCGTTCCGCCCGTTCAAAAATTCCTCGGAATTGACACTCTTGCAGACCGTAAATCCTCTTCAGCTTCTGCTTCTCACGCAACTGCAAACTATAATCCGATGTCCG
Proteins encoded in this region:
- a CDS encoding Lipopolysaccharide ABC transporter, ATP-binding protein LptB — encoded protein: MIETPSEIQARLVIRSTSSIEVERLAATGLVKSFRGRKVVKGVSLDVRAGEVVGLLGPNGAGKTTIFDMMVGLCQPDEGQIALSGHDMTDLPMYKRARRGIGYLPQESSVFRRLSVEHNILAILEMLGYSKSERAERVEALLKELDLVHIRKSKAYALSGGERRRLEITRALATSPLFMLLDEPFAGIDPIAVADIQQIIIRLKQRHIGVLITDHNVRETLSITDRAYIINEGTILEAGPPGVIEKSEMARAVYLGEGFRL
- a CDS encoding DNA-directed RNA polymerase alpha subunit, whose product is MIKAMKDFQIPMRVEVDKDTLSPTFGRFTTEAFERGFGTTVGNSLRRVLLSSLTGAAVTTVKIEGVLHEFSTIPGVTEDVTSIILNVKSLRLALQGDKPKTIRLKKKGPGEAKGSDIIHDGDVTILTPDLHIATLDKDASLDVEMTVKHGRGFVPAERNKEEGLPIGVIAVDSIFSPIKRVNFHVENARVGRMTDYDKLTLEIWTDGTISPRDALSNAAGILREHLDIFINPEERSDAKPSTGGEDLAYEVNKNLYRSVNELELSVRAANCLKNANIKTIADLVQKTEAEMLKTKNFGKKSLNEIKEILTEMGLSLGMKVDALPSGDAGVRSE
- a CDS encoding Lipopolysaccharide export system protein LptA, coding for MWTWFLLLNIAMWLAAPATYSAEASVPKEASHDPVTTTITSRTMTVSNQENKAIFDGSVVLTRGPLVVYSDHMVVSFHSGRNGAAGSVPADAANPKVLPGAKKKDPPGRAAAPTVSDRSIRMVEATGRVRIEKEDGRATCQKALYYEEEKKIVLTGEPVAWQKGTRVSGKRITMFLEEDRSVVEGDSQVTIEGEGGGKR
- a CDS encoding Lipopolysaccharide export system protein LptC — protein: MWERWIRRGLLALSVVLAAFLGYLLVTRSNPGSSSRSVAAVGAEAADARIQDFTFTQTKGEIVQWKVQAEQARLFEKESRALLNRVQITLYGAQGKELTLSGDDGTLDTQTKNFQLSNRSTPIVVETQSGYTIQTNHLAWTDARHEIQTADHVTINGHGLQVTGRGLLGKMDTEEFQVLEDVRVDVVPAS
- a CDS encoding SSU ribosomal protein S4p (S9e) encodes the protein MAKYSGPVCRLCRREGEKLFLKGSRCMTEKCAIERRSYPPGQHGQARQRTSDYSLQLREKQKLKRIYGLQECQFRGIFERAERLTGVTGETLLRLLECRLDNVVYRLGFGASRKEARQLVNHGHMMLNGRKVKAPGALVKAGDSVEVRQKSREMLPIQGALAAVDGRGIPEWLELDRGAFKGTIRSLPTKEHIVLPVNEQMVVELYSR
- a CDS encoding LSU ribosomal protein L17p translates to MRHKKKGRQLGRQTKHRWALFRSLVTSLLEQERIETTEAKAKEVRGFTDRMISLGKDGSLPARRRALSFLRSKTVVSKLFSDVASRFRDRPGGYTRIIRTRRRVGDAAEMVAIELVARPEKAAVSPSSGAQATEKKDVSDKSVASAES